One genomic window of Solanum stenotomum isolate F172 chromosome 9, ASM1918654v1, whole genome shotgun sequence includes the following:
- the LOC125875609 gene encoding G-type lectin S-receptor-like serine/threonine-protein kinase SD2-5 — MFAEKRQYFPILLFIYLLFNSSQFAISQSLRDYNTTLSNSTAGLAGLSSFWINRPSLIVNSTNDFFELVTPILQRGNAGPGFLCGFYCSYYATECLLGILLYHNKYNKENGSIDKPQLVWSANRNHPVKFNATLQLGHDGNLVLTDSDGTLVWSTDTIGKSVSGLNLTEMGNLVLFDKRKRAIWQSFDHPTDSLLPGQNLVYGRKLIASISATNHSQGLLALTVLNGSWAAYTDTVPPQYYYISSYADSSYYSFDGQSFTALHYPTKSKAQFMKIGPDGHIKGYKWSLVDWNEVSDILSPYVDNCGYPMVCGSYSICTNNGQCTCPSQENFFRPFSERKPDLGCSQLTSIYCNSSQYHSFVEVKNTTYFSFNIDQELSSKIFWLEGEKLEDCKRACLRNCSCKAAVFDYDWNGTGKGKCLLLNEVFSLTDSDKGRGETVFLKVQNTSKVQTQSLIIPGGKKSRPFKVIIGSTLAAFFGIILSIATCFVIFRKRTHESRKAADNLDLAPILPGILTRFSYNELKITTDDFSRKLGEGGFGCVYEGTLRNGTKIAVKNLDGVGQVKESFLTEVKAVGGIHHINLVKLIGFCAEKSHRLLIYEYMVNGSLDRWITHENQENGLTWNTRQRIISDIAKGLAYLHEDCSHKIIHLDIKPQNILLDQYLNAKISDFGLSKLIEKDKSKVVTRMRGTRGYLAPEWLSSVITEKVDVYAFGIVLLEILCGRKNLDWSQPDEEDVHLLSIFRRKAEQDQLMDMVDKNNEDMQLHREAVTEMMSLAAWCLQGDFSKRPSMSLVVKALEGLVTVETNLNYDFTHVPEVGAGNQQREVIISSKFPSILSGPR; from the coding sequence ATGTTTGCAGAAAAGAGACAGTATTTTCCTATCCTTCTCTTCATTTATCTCCTCTTTAATTCGTCTCAATTTGCTATATCGCAATCTTTACGGGACTACAACACCACTCTTTCGAATTCTACTGCAGGGCTTGCCGGGCTTTCCTCTTTCTGGATCAACAGGCCCTCTCTTATTGTCAATTCGACCAACGACTTCTTTGAATTGGTGACACCCATACTTCAGCGGGGAAATGCTGGCCCAGGATTCCTCTGTGGCTTCTACTGCAGTTACTATGCCACAGAATGCCTTCTTGGTATCCTTTTGTACCACAACAAATACAACAAGGAGAACGGTAGTATAGATAAACCCCAGTTAGTTTGGTCTGCTAACAGGAATCATCCTGTGAAATTCAATGCAACCTTGCAACTAGGCCATGATGGCAACTTGGTCTTGACAGATTCTGATGGCACTCTTGTTTGGTCCACTGATACAATTGGGAAATCTGTTTCTGGCTTAAACTTAACAGAAATGGGAAATCTTGTGCTCTTTGATAAGAGAAAGCGCGCAATTTGGCAGTCTTTTGATCATCCTACAGATTCTTTGCTTCCAGGGCAGAATTTGGTTTACGGGCGGAAGCTCATAGCAAGCATTTCAGCAACCAATCATAGTCAAGGTTTGCTTGCTCTTACTGTTCTCAATGGAAGCTGGGCTGCTTACACAGATACTGTTCCGCCTCAATACTACTACATTTCATCCTATGCTGATAGTTCTTATTACAGTTTTGATGGCCAAAGCTTTACTGCTTTACACTATCCTACTAAATCAAAAGCTCAATTCATGAAGATTGGGCCTGATGGGCATATAAAGGGATACAAATGGTCTCTAGTTGATTGGAATGAAGTATCTGACATTTTGTCGCCATATGTAGATAACTGTGGGTACCCAATGGTATGTGGAAGTTATAGCATTTGTACAAATAACGGCCAATGTACTTGTCCGTCACAGGAAAACTTCTTCAGGCCATTTTCTGAGAGGAAACCAGATCTTGGATGTTCACAGCTAACTTCCATTTACTGCAACTCTTCGCAGTATCATAGTTTCGTAGAGGTCAAGAATACtacatatttttcatttaacaTTGATCAGGAGCTAAGTTCGAAGATATTTTGGCTTGAGGGGGAAAAGTTGGAAGATTGCAAAAGGGCCTGTCTGAGAAACTGTTCTTGCAAAGCTGCTGTTTTTGATTATGATTGGAATGGGACTGGAAAAGGGAAATGTTTGTTACTGAATGAAGTTTTCTCTCTCACAGACAGCGACAAAGGAAGAGGCGAGACAGTATTTCTTAAGGTGCAGAATACCTCAAAGGTGCAGACTCAGTCTCTAATCATTCCTGGAGGAAAGAAATCAAGACCTTTCAAAGTGATAATAGGATCTACTCTTGCAGCTTTCTTTGGGATAATTTTAAGCATAGCTACTTGCTTTGTTATTTTCAGAAAGAGGACACATGAGTCCAGAAAGGCTGCGGATAATTTGGATCTAGCACCAATCTTACCGGGAATCCTAACTCGATTCTCTTACAATGAGCTGAAAATAACTACAGATGATTTCAGTAGAAAGCTCGGGGAAGGCGGATTTGGCTGTGTTTATGAAGGAACACTGAGAAATGGAACTAAAATAGCTGTGAAGAATCTGGATGGTGTAGGTCAAGTAAAGGAATCATTCTTAACAGAAGTAAAGGCAGTCGGTGGCATTCACCATATCAATCTGGTAAAACTCATTGGATTTTGTGCCGAAAAAAGCCACAGGCTTCTAATTTATGAGTACATGGTGAATGGATCGCTGGATAGATGGATTACacatgaaaatcaagaaaatgggCTTACATGGAACACAAGACAGAGGATAATATCAGATATTGCGAAAGGATTAGCTTATCTACATGAGGATTGCAGCCATAAGATAATTCATTTGGACATCAAACCACAAAACATCCTTCTAGATCAATATCTCAATGCTAAGATATCAGATTTTGGGTTGTCGAAGCTAATTGAGAAAGACAAAAGCAAAGTTGTGACTAGAATGAGAGGCACACGGGGTTATTTAGCCCCTGAATGGTTGAGCTCGGTAATCACTGAGAaagttgatgtttatgcttttggAATTGTCCTCTTGGAAATTCTCTGTGGGCGAAAGAATTTGGATTGGTCCCAACCTGATGAAGAAGATGTCCATTTGCTAAGTATCTTTAGGCGAAAAGCGGAACAAGATCAGCTCATGGATATGGTTGACAAAAACAACGAGGATATGCAGCTCCACAGGGAAGCAGTGACTGAAATGATGAGCCTTGCTGCATGGTGTCTACAGGGAGATTTTTCCAAGAGGCCGTCCATGTCATTGGTGGTTAAGGCATTGGAAGGTTTGGTGACTGTTGAAACCaacttgaattatgatttcaCACATGTACCTGAGGTTGGAGCAGGCAACCAACAGAGGGAAGTCATTATCAGTTCAAAATTTCCTTCAATTTTATCGGGACCAAGGTAA